The proteins below come from a single Magallana gigas chromosome 10, xbMagGiga1.1, whole genome shotgun sequence genomic window:
- the LOC117688957 gene encoding uncharacterized protein isoform X1 translates to MLMYTSLRPDMFHAIDEMMQRFQVKYIDGWRPSFISLTDQLLMTLMKITMNTPLLDLAERFNTSASSVNNIVTSQICAMHEVLYEGLIESRIPSLQKCKGSMPTSFGDFSSCRIVLDATEINQDVPGNDMRLQASTYSGYKNSHTVKSVTGVAPNGALVFISKLYPGSTSDVAIVEHSKILEQLAPGDMVLADKGFTIHKLLPQGVHLNIPPFLTAKSQYTPNEVQLCRKIAKSRIHVERANERIKNYEILRHIPHQFRYISTKVFQLCCVLVNFQDPLLQEIAQNFVGQD, encoded by the coding sequence ATGCTGATGTATACAAGTCTAAGGCCAGACATGTTCCACGCCATTGACGAAATGATGCAGAGATTCCAGGTTAAGTACATTGATGGATGGAGACCATCTTTCATTTCTTTGACAGACCAACTGTTGATGACATTAATGAAAATAACTATGAACACCCCTCTTTTGGACCTTGCAGAGAGATTCAACACCAGTGCATCATCAGTTAATAACATTGTAACTTCTCAAATTTGTGCTATGCATGAGGTTTTATATGAAGGACTCATAGAGAGTCGCATTCCATCTCTACAAAAATGCAAGGGATCTATGCCTACCAGTTTTGGCGATTTTAGCTCATGCAGAATAGTACTAGACGCCACTGAAATCAACCAAGATGTTCCTGGGAATGACATGAGATTGCAGGCCAGCACATACAGTGGCTACAAAAATTCCCACACTGTAAAAAGTGTTACAGGTGTTGCACCAAATGGTGCCTTGGTGTTTATTAGTAAATTGTACCCAGGGAGCACATCTGATGTTGCAATTGTAGAGCACAGCAAAATTTTAGAGCAATTAGCGCCCGGTGACATGGTATTAGCAGATAAAGGGTTTACTATTCACAAGTTGTTGCCCCAAGGAGTACACCTTAATATTCCTCCCTTCCTTACAGCTAAATCGCAGTACACCCCCAATGAAGTTCAGCTTTGTAGAAAAATTGCTAAATCACGTATACATGTTGAGCGTGCAAATGAGCgcataaaaaattatgaaattcttaGACATATCCCTCATCAGTTTAGATACATCAGTACCAAAGTGTTTCAGTTATGTTGTGTACTTGTCAATTTTCAGGATCCTCTTTTGCAGGAAATTGCTCAAAACTTTGTAGGTCAAGATTGA
- the LOC105317695 gene encoding uncharacterized protein, translating to MHWILVPEPPVPRLSLPIVEDLISSQEFISSENPINWMKQKLMINEQQIQQIASLTIGQKDSCLWSSVRKNRLTASNFGCVLAAIKRNRYPISLYKRLCSAYDLSKKDAIIWGMCNEKIAIEKYKTFGDAVVEPTGIWLHKNGVLGSSPDGIVRQPALFGYCYQDPALADMLQLYNFRPEILEVKCPFSAKEMTIPEAIEKLNDFCLEFQEFHGVKSYKLRENHQYHDQVQGQLHITGKSACDFMVWTPKDCAIVRITRQLSWEDNISVLTDFYFDKFVPHLQQL from the exons ATGCATTGGATACTGGTCCCAGAGCCACCTGTGCCTAGACTTTCTTTACCTATTGTTGAAGACCTCATTTCAAGCCAGGAATTCATCTCCTCAGAAAACCCCATTAATTGGATGAagcaaaaattaatgataaatgaGCAGCAAATTCAGCAG ATTGCCAGTCTTACCATCGGACAAAAAGATAGCTGCTTGTGGTCATCAGTTCGCAAGAATAGATTGACAGCCTCCAACTTTGGTTGTGTTTTGGCAGCAATCAAGAGAAATAG ATATCCAATTTCCTTGTACAAAAGACTATGTTCAGCGTATGATCTTTCTAAGAAGGATGCCATCATTTGGGGGATGTGCAATGAAAAGATAGCCATTGAGAAATACAAAACTTTTGGGGATGCTGTTGTAGAGCCAACGG GTATCTGGCTTCACAAAAATGGGGTTCTTGGATCAAGTCCAGATGGAATCGTACGTCAACCTGCGCTGTTTGGATATTGTTATCAAGATCCAGCTCTTGCTGACATGCTTCAGTTATATAACTTTCGACCAGAAATATTGGAGGTGAAATGCCCCTTTTCGGCAAAGGAGATGACTATTCCTGAAGCTATCgaaaaattgaatgatttcTGCTTAG AGTTTCAAGAATTCCATGGAGTGAAATCATACAAGTTAAGAGAAAACCACCAATATCATGATCAGGTCCAAGGACAGCTGCACATTACTGGAAAGTCTGCGTGTGACTTTATGGTTTGGACACCAAAGGACTGTGCGATTGTTAGAATCACAAGACAACTCAGTTGGGAGGATAATATTTCTGTTTTGACAGatttttactttgataaattTGTTCCCCATCTGCAACAGCTATAA
- the LOC117688957 gene encoding uncharacterized protein isoform X2 translates to MTICFVFGCNHQGLRRTCKMFRFPSSAGLSTKWEKLCRRKDRAVVLQSDRICSCHFVDGDKNNGPTIFPWSCGKLFDFPDPTKINRTERKENQKMAVSSTSTSALSAMHCASSMDSTSAHINLDHSYQTSYHHLKEENQNLRREVEELRIQIRMMSMKRAFRIGDIIDDERKFIF, encoded by the exons ATGACGATTTGTTTTGTGTTTGGGTGTAATCACCAGGGATTACGGCGAACATGCAAGATGTTTAGATTCCCATCCAGTGCCGGGTTGTCAACGAAATGGGAAAAACTATGCAG ACGTAAGGACAGAGCCGTAGTGTTGCAGAGTGACAGGATCTGCAGCTGTCATTTTGTGGATGGGGACAAGAATAATGGCCCAACCATTTTCCCATGGAGTTGTGGGAAACTGTTCGATTTTCCTGATCCAACCAAAATAAATAG aactgagagaaaagaaaatcaaaagatggCTGTTTCCAGCACATCCACATCTGCATTATCAGCCATGCATTGTGCATCATCTATGGATTCAACATCTGCACACATAAATCTGGATCACAGTTACCAGACTTCCTATCATCATTTAAAGGAAGAGAATCAG AACCTGAGGCGCGAGGTTGAGGAATTAAGAATACAAATCagaatgatgtccatgaagcgaGCGTTCAGAATTGGTGATATCATAGATGACGAGAGAAAG tttatattttga